The sequence below is a genomic window from Kitasatospora kifunensis.
GGTGGCGGTGGCCGCGGCGACGGCCGCCGGACGCTCGGGCACCGAGGTGGCCGGCACCTCGGCCGGGGCCGGCGGCAGCCGCTGGGCGCTGGTCAAGCAGCGACTGCGGCTGGCCCTGCCGCAGACACCGGCGACCGCCTTGCCGAGTGCGGACAGCGTCGACGGGGAGTCGGCCAGTTCACACCAGGGCACAGATGACGTACGCGCTACTTGAGAGTAACTTCCTCTCCGTAGCCGCCGGACACGCACCGAGGAGCCGTCATGCCCGAAGCCGTCATCGTCAGCGCCGCCCGTTCGCCGATCGGCCGCGCCTTCAAGGGCTCGCTCAAGGAGGTCCGGCCGGACGACCTGACCGCCCAGATCATCGCCGCCGCGCTCGCCAAGGTCCCGGAGCTGGACCCGCGCCAGATCGACGACCTGATGCTCGGCTGCGGCCTGCCCGGCGGCGAGCAGGGCCACAACCTGGCCCGGATCATCGCCGTCCAGATGGGCATGGACTACCTGCCCGGCACCACCATCACCCGCTACTGCTCCTCCTCGCTGCAGACCACGCGGATGGCGCTGCACGCGATCAAGGCGGGCGAGGGCGACATCTTCATCTCGGCCGGCGTGGAGACCGTCTCCCGCTCGATCAACGGCACCTCGGACGGGATGCCGAACACCCAGAACCCGATCTTCGCCGAGGCACTGGCCCGCACCGCCAAGCGCGCCGAGGAGGGCGGCGGCGAGTGGCACGACCCGCGCGAGGACGGCCTGCTGCCGGACGCCTACATCGCGATGGGCCAGACCGCCGAGAACCTGGCCGCGCTCAAGGGCATCACCCGAGCCGACCAGGACGAGTTCGGGGTGCGCTCGCAGAACCTGGCCGAGGCCGCGATCAAGGCCGGCTTCTGGCAGCGCGAGATCACCCCGGTCACCACCCCGGACGGCACCGTGGTCTCGGCCGACGACGGCCCGCGCGCCGGGGTCACGCTGGAGGGCGTCCAGGGCCTCAAGCCGGTCTTCCGCCCCGACGGCACGGTCACGGCGGGCAACTGCTGCCCGCTGAACGACGGCGCGGCCGCGCTGGTGATCATGTCCGACACCAAGGCGCGCGAGCTGGGCCTCACGCCGCTGGCCCGGGTGGTGTCCACCGGCGTCTCGGCGCTCTCCCCCGAGATCATGGGCTACGGCCCGGTCGAGGCCTCCCGGCAGGCGCTCAAGCGAGCCGGGCTGACCATCGACGACATCGACCTGGTGGAGATCAACGAGGCCTTCGCGGCCCAGGTCATCCCGTCCTACCGGGACTTGGGGATCGACCTGGACAAGCTGAACGTCAACGGCGGCGCGATCGCGGTCGGCCACCCCTTCGGCATGACGGGCGCCCGGATCACCACCACGCTGATCAACTCCCTGCAGTGGCACGACAAGCAGTTCGGCCTGGAGACGATGTGCGTGGGTGGGGGCCAGGGCATGGCCATGGTGATCGAGCGGCTGAGCTGAGACGCAGCGGAGGGTGGGGGTCGGTGAGGTACGAGCCGGCACCCGCCCGCAGCGAAGGAGCAGTTCAGCCGCGACCAGAGAACATCGAGCGGCTGAGCTGAGACGGGCCTGAGACCCGTTTGGCATAACGCAGCGTAATTGAGGGCCAGATCACCCCGCGGGGTCCGATCTGGCCCTCAACTCGTCTTTCCGGTCATCGATTTCGACTCCCCGCAGTCACGCAACCGCGCAGCGTACACCAGCAGACCTCGGGATTTTTGGACAATGACCAACGTCACGGACATTTCGGACATCTTCCACTGCAGCACCACCCACCCATACGGCAGTGTGGAGATGTTCCCCCGTTCCACTCCGCGCGAGGAGTACGTTCCGTGAGCGCCGTCTTCGTCATCCTGCTGCTGATCCTGATCGCCGTCTCGTCGGCCGTCCTGCTCCAGGTGCGCGCCCTGCGCCGGCTGACCGCCGCCAGGCTCGCCGCGCCCGCACCGCTGGACGAGGCCGCGATAGGCCGCGCCGTCACCGCGGCACTGGCCGCCGACCGGGAGCGGGAGATCACCGAGGCCCGCGCGTTCTGGGCCGAGCAGGAGGCCAGGGCGGCCGAGGACGACCCGCTGCTCGACACCCCCTTCGCAGGCCTGCCAGGCGAGTTGGGGCACGGCCTGAACGGGCTCAGCGGGCTGGGCCCGGTGGAGACCTGGCCGGTCTTCTTCCCCCGGCCCACCGGCCCCGAGGAGGCGGTGGACAACGCGGGCACCATGGACCCGGCGTTCGGCGAAGCGCTGCGCTCCGCGCTGGAGGACATGATCAGCGACAACGGATCGCTGGCCGCGCCCGGCGCCCCGAGCGGCCACCCGAGCCACCCCAACAACTCAACCCAGGGCGGGCCGAACTGCGATGGCAGCGAGGCCCAGGCGGCACGCGAGGCCGATCTGCTGGCCACCGGCCTGGAGGCGGGCCTGCTCGACCCTGAGCCGGCCGCCGAGGCCGAGCCCGCCCTCGCCCCCGACCCGCGCCGCCACCCTTCGCACCCCGACTTCGTGCCGAGCCAGGCGCCGTCCCGCGAGTGGACCGACACCCGGCTGACCGCGCTCGCCCATGAGCGGATCGCACTGACCGACGTGCGCCCCGGCCCGCTCGGCACCCTGGACGTCTACGCGTTCGCCGACGGCACCACGCTCTGCGTCGCCCCCGGTGACCGGGAGGCCGCCTACCGCCTGATCGACGCGGTCCGGGCCGGCCAGGACGTACGACTGCTCGGCGGCTCGCGGTTCTCCGGCTCGTACTCGCTGACCTTCTCCACCGACGAGGAGACCGTCTACGTGCTGGCCGACCGCGTGGTGGCCAGCATCTGACGGTCCATCCGGCCCACCGGGCCGGCCGGGCTCAGCCGCACAGCGCGTCGACGGCGCCCACCGCGGCGGCCGCCCGGGCCAACAGCTCACCGGTGTCGAGACCGCCCTGGTACGGCGAGGGCGTCACCAGCGCGGTGACCAGGTCATGGCCGGCCACCGCCAGTTGATCGCCGACCGCGAAGACTCCGGCGTCCAGGATCGCCCGGGCCGGCGCCTGCGGCCCCTCCTCCACCCGCTGCGCCCAGTCGGCCAGCCGCTGCGCCAGCTCGAGCGCGGCCGCCGCGCGGGAGGTGTGCCCGGGCACCGGGCCGAGCAACCTGCTCTGCGGCATCGCGCGGAAACGATCCGCCAGACGCTCGACGGACTCCACGAACTCGGCCAACGCCACTTCACCCATGCCGGGAGCTTAGACCGACCGGCGATTGGGGGGTGGGTGAAGGAGCGGCGTCCGGGCCGAGTCTGGGCGGTGCCGACGAGGGAGCCACTGCGGAGCATTGGCGACTGAGGAGAAGCCGTCCAGGGGAGAGTCCGGGCGTCGCGACGCCGCCCCCCAATCGCCGGTCGGTCAAAGACCGACCCTGCGGCACACCCCGCACGGCCAGGGCCCCACCCCGCCACGCGGAATGGGGCCCAGTACCGTCAGCCGCCCACGGTCTCAGTCGTCGCCGCGCAGGATGGCGATCAGCCGCAGCAGCTCCAGGTAGATCCAGACCAGCGACAGGGTCAGCCCGAACGCCGCCCGCCAGGACTCGCGCCGCGGCGCGCCGCCGCGGATCGCCTGCTCCACCGCCGCGAAGTCCAGCGACAGGAAGAAGGCACCGAGGCCGACCCCGACCAGCCCGACCACGATGCCCAGCGGCCCGGAGTTCAGGCCCAGCGAGGCGCCGAACAGCGAGGCCACCAGGTTCACCAGCATCAGCAGCACGAAGCCGAGGGCGATCGCCAGGCCGACCCGGGTGTAGCGCGCGGTGACCTTGATCCGCCCGGTCCGGTAGGCGATCAGCATGCCCGCGAAGACCGCGGCCGTGCCCAGCACCGCCTGGATCGCGATGCCCGGCCAGATCGTGTTGAAGACCTTGGTCAGGGCGCCCAGGAAGAAGCCCTCCAGGCCCGCGTAGAGCAGCACCAGCGCCGGGTTGACGCTACGTCGGAAGCTGATCACCAGGCCCACCACGAAGGCCGCCAGCGCGGCCGCTCCGGCGATCTGGAAACTCGCCGTGGGCAGCGCGAACCAGGCCACCGCGCCGGCCGCCACCACCATGAGCAGCGTCAGCGCCGTGTTGGCGACCACATCGTCGATGGTCATCCGCCCGGTGGCGCTCGGCCCCGCGGCCGGGGCGCGGTACAGCTCCTCCAAGTGTTCGGCGCTCAGCGGCTGGTCGTACCGACCCGCACCGCTCTGGGTGCCGAACCCGGCGTATCCGGTGTCGCGGCTGAACGATCCCTCCCGCGAGAAGACCGGGTTGCTGCTCCTCATGCTCTTCCTCCCAGGGTGGTACGGCACCACCCGCAGGCCAAGGGTAATGCGTTGGTAAAGGAAACGGCGTACGCCGCGAAAGCGTTCCCGGACATGACGAAGCACCCCCAGGCCGGGAGCGGGCCGTGGGGGTGCTTCACAGGTGGAGCTGGAGTGGTGCGAGGTGCGGGGAGAACATGGTGCCCGGAGCCGGACTCGAACCGGCACGGCCTCGCGGCCAAGCAGTTTTAAGCTGCCCGTGTCTGCGTTCCACCATCCGGGCGGGGACCACAGGACCCGTGTGTGGGCTACCCCTGAGCCTAGTCGTCCCGATCCCTCTCGCGCATGTTCCCAGCGCGGGAAGTTGTCATGTTTCCTTGCCATCTGACGAACAGTCTGCGATCCGGCCAGCCGAGGCGCTGAATCCGGCCATCAGGGGTCGTGTCATACCGCAGGAGGAGAACGGCGACGGCGGGTAAGACTCGCGGGCGGCTGACCAACCGTCCATCGGGGCGACGAGTAGGCCCGGGGCGCACTGGAGTATGGAGGTATCCCCCCAGCGAAGTGCCGTCGCCCGACGGCCGACCCCACAGGAGTGCACCGTGAGCATGACCGCAGCCGCCGTCCGCACCGGCCGGGCCGCCGCCCGGGCGACCGGCCTGAACAAGGTCTACGGCTCCGGCGAGACCCGGGTGGTCGCACTGGAACAGGTGGACATCGAGTTCCGGCAGGGCGAGTTCACCGCGATCATGGGCCCTTCCGGCTCCGGCAAGTCGACCCTGATGCACTGCATGGCCGGGCTGGACGCGGTCTCCTCCGGGTCCGCCACGATCGGGGACATCGAGCTGGTGGGGCTGAAGGACAAGCAGCTGACGCAGCTTCGCCGGGACAAGATCGGCTTCGTCTTCCAGGCGTTCAACCTGCTGCCGACGCTGACCGCGCTGGAGAACATCACGCTCCCGATGGACATCGCCGGTCGCAAGGTGGACAAGGCCTGGCTGGATGCGGTGGTGGAGACGGTGGGCCTGTCCGGGCGCCTCTCCCACCGGCCGAGCCAGCTCTCCGGCGGGCAGCAGCAGCGCGTGGCCTGCGCCCGCGCGCTGGCCAGCAAGCCGGAGATCGTCTTCGCCGACGAGCCCACCGGCAACCTGGACTCCCGCTCCGGCGCCGAGATCCTCGCCTTCCTGCGCAACTCGGTGCGCGAACTGGGCCAGACCGTCGTCATGGTGACCCACGACCCGGTGGCGGCCGGCTACGCGGACCGCGTGGTCTTCCTCGCCGACGGCCGGATCGTGGACGAGCTGACCGCGCCCACCGCGGACAGCGTGCTGGACCGGATGCGCCGCTTCGACGCCAAGGGCCGCACCAACTGACCTTCCCGGTCACCTCGCCCCGCGCCTCCACCAGCCCGCGCCCCTGCCGCCCGCGCAGCTCCAGCCCGCGCCCCTTCAGCCCGCGCAGCTCGCGCACCCGACCCCCTGGACTTCCCCATGTATCGCACCGCACTGCGCAACGTGCTGGCCCACAAGGGCCGGCTGCTGATGACAGCGCTGGCCGTACTGCTCGGCACCGCCTTCGTGGCCGGCACCATGGTCTTCTCCGACACCTTCGGCTCGGCCCTGACCAACAGCTACTCCAAGAGCTACACGGACCTCGCCGTCCAGGTCACCGACAACGACTCGCAGTCCAGCACCAGCAGCTCCGAGGGCTCCGGCCAGAGCGCGAACACCGAGCCGCACCTGACCGCCACCACCGTCAGTCAGCTCGCCGCGCTGCCCGGCGTGGCCCAAGCCCGTGGCGTGGTCGAGAACTTCGCCGCCGTCGCGGACAAGCAGGGCAAGGCGCTCGGCCAGGGCCAGGACTCCTTCGGCGCCAACTACGTGCCGAACAGCACCGGTACGGACAGCCGCTACCCGATGGCCCAGGGCCGCGGGCCGCAGAAGTCCGGTGAGATAGCCCTGGACAAGCAGAGTGCCGACAAGGCCGGCTACCGGATCGGCGACACCGTCCGGGTGGCCACCAACGGCCCGGCCCTGGACACCACGCTGACCGGGATCTTCACCACCGACGACCCCAAGGTCAGCTCCGGCGACCCGCTGGTGCTCTTCGACACCGCCACCGCCCAGCGCCTGCTGCTGACGCCCGGCCAGTTCTCCGCCGTCTCGCTCACCGCCGCGCCCGGCACCAGCCAGAGCGCCCTGCAGGACGAGGTCCTGCCGGTGCTGCCGAAGAGCAACGCGATCGTCGCCCAGACCGCCGACCAGTTGCAGGCCGATCAGCGCACCATGGTCAGCAGGCAGATGTCCAGCGTGCGTACCATGCTGCTGGCCTTCGCCGGCATCTCGCTCTTCGTCGGCATCTTCATCATCGCCAACACCTTCACCATGCTGGTCGCCCAGCGCACCCGGGAGCTGGCGCTGCTGCGCGCGATCGGCGCCAGCCGCAAGCAGGTCACCCGCTCGGTGCTGCTGGAGGCGCTGCTGATCGGTGTGTTCTCCTCGGTGGCGGGCCTGCTCGCGGGCATCGGCATCGGCGCGGGGATGCAGACGCTGATCAGCCACCTGGGCAGCGGCACCACCCCCACCGGACCGCTGGTGATCGCGCCCACCACGGTGCTCACCGCGCTGCTGGTCGGTGTGCTGGTCACGGTGGTCTCGGCACTGCTGCCGGCCCGCCGGGCGGCGCGGATCGCACCGGTGGCCGCGATGGCCAGCGGCGACCAGCCGACCACCCAGAAGGGGCTGGTCGTGCGCAACAGCATCGGCGGCGTGATCGCCGGCGGCGGCCTGGCGCTGATCCTCTGGGGCGCGGCGTCCGGCTCGGACGGCAAGTGGATCGTGGCCGGCGGCGCGGCGGCCGCGCTGATCGGGACCTTCATCCTGACCCCGCTGCTCTCCCGCCCGCTGATCGCGCTGATCGGCCCGGCGCTCGGCAGGCTGTTCGGCGTCTCCGGCAAGCTGGCCCGGCAGAACGCGGTGCGCAACCCGCGCCGCACCGCCGCCACCGCCTCGGCCCTCACCATCGGCCTGACCCTGGTCAGCGCGCTGACCGTGCTGGGCGCCTCGATGAACGGCTGGCTGGACGGCGAGATCACCAAGTCGCTGAAGGCCGACTACTCGGTGCAGATGTCCAACGGCCTGTCCGTCTCGCCGACCATCGCCGACCAGATCGCCAAGACCCCGGGCGTGGTGGCCTCCTCCCCGGTGAACAACGCCTACCTCAAGATCGACGGCCAGGGCCAGCCGGTCACCGGCATCGACCCGGCCCAGGCTCCGCAGCTGCTCTCGCTGACCATGCAGAGCGGCTCCCTCTCCGCCCTGACCCAGGGCCAGCTACTGGTGGACGCGAGCCTCGCCAAGAGCCGGCAGCTGGCCGTGGGGAGCGCACTGCCCATCGCGTTCCCGGACGGCACCACCGGCACCCTCAAGGTCGGCGGCATCTACACCGACAACATGCTGGTCAAGAAGCTGGTCATGAGCAACGCGGCCCTGGCCGGCCACGGCGTCCAGCCCAGCTACGACCAGGTGCTGGTCAAGGGGGCGCAGGGTGAGAGCAGCACGCTGGAGCAGGCGCTGGTGAACGCCGGCGGCAACAACCCGCTGATCCAGGTGCAGAGCCAGCAGGACCTGCGCAACCAGCTGAGCTCCACCATCGCCTTCGCCCTGAACATGCTCTACGGCCTGCTGGCGATGTCGGTCCTGGTGGCCGTGCTGGGCGTGGTGAACACCATGGCGATGTCGGTCTTCGAGCGCAAGCGGGAGATCGGGATGCTGCGGGCGATCGGGCTGAACCGCTCCGCGGTCAAGCGGATGGTCCAGCTGGAGTCGGTGGTCATCTCGCTCTTCGGTGCGGTGCTGGGCCTGGCGCTGGGCTGCTTCCTGGCCTGGGCGGTGAACGGCACGCTGAAGAGCGACATCGCGGGCCTGAGCACCGTGCTGCCCTACGGCAAGCTGCTGGTCTTCCTGGCACTGGCCGCGGTGGTGGGCCTGGTGGCCGCGATCTGGCCCGCCCGGCGGGCGGCCAAGCTGGACATCCTGGACAGCATCAAGGCGGCCTGACCGTCCATCGACTCGATGGCAGCAAGAAGGCCTCGGCCGGTGGTCCTCTCCACCGGCCGAGGCCTTCTCGTTCCCTACGGGTACTGCTGGTACTTCTGGTACTTCGTTTCGTACTCCGCCCGGTCGCACGGCCGGCTGAGCACCACGGAGGTCGTGGTCCGGCGACGCTGCCGGGCGGAGGGCCTCCGACTCACACCCCGGCTCCCTGGTGCCGGGGTCAGTCGCTTGTTACTTGCTCGCGAGCGCCTTGTCGGCCTTCTCGTCGTCAGCCGCAGCTGCAGGCTTCGGTACGACGACGGGCGTGACCTCCTGGAAGGCGCCGAACGGCTTCTCCATCTCCGAGAGGCCGACCGTCTCACGCTTGAGGAACATCGCGAGCGTCCAGTCGGTGAAGACCCGGATCTTGCGGTTCATGGTCGGCACCCGGCTGCCGTGGTACAGGCGGTGGAACCACCAGGCCGGACGGCCCTTCAGCTTGTACTTGCCGAAGAGGATCGCCACACCCTTGTGCAGGCCCAGACCGGCGACCGCACCGAGGTTCTTGTGCTTGTACTCGGCCTGCGGGAAGCCGCGCATGCCGGAGATCACGTTGTCGCCGAGCACGATCGCCTGACGCACCGCGTGCTGCGCGTTCGGCGGGCACCAGGCGCCCTCGCCGACCGCGAGGTCCGGCACCTGCGAGTTGTCGCCGGCCGCCCAGACGTAGTCGAAGCCCTGGACCTGCAGCGTCGGCGCGGTGTCGATGTGACCACGCGGGCCCAGCGGCAGGCCGAAGTTGGCGACCACCGGGTTGGGCTTGACGCCCGCGGTCCACACGATGGTGGCCGCGTCGGCCTCGACGCCGTTCTTCAGCACCACGTGCTGGTCGACGCAGGAGTCCATCGAGGTCTCGATGTAGATCTCGATGTTGCGCTCTTCGAGCTTCTGCTTGGTCCACAGGCCGAGGTCCGGGCCCATCTCGGGCAGGATCCGGTTGGCCGCCTCGACCAGGATGAAGCGCATGTCGTCGCGGCTGACGGTCTTGTAGATCTTCGCCGCGTCCCGCGCCATGTCCTCGACCTCGGCGATGGTCTCGACGCCGGCAAAGCCGCCGCCGATGATCACGAAGGTGAGGGCCTTGCGCCGGACCTCCGGGTCCGCGGTGGACTCGGCCTTGTCCAGCTGCGCCATGACGTGGTTGCGGAGGCTGATCGCCTCTTCGACCGTCTTCATGCCGATGCCGTGCTCGGCCAGCCCGGGGATCGGGAAGGTGCGCGAGACCGAGCCGGTGGCCACGACCAGGTAGTCGAAGGGCAGCTCGTAGGAGTCGCCGGCCAGCGGCGCGATGGTGGCGACCTTGCGCGCGTGGTCCACAGCGGTCACGTGACCGGTGAGCACCTCCGCGTTCTTCAGGGCGCTGCGCAGCGGCGCGACGAGGTTGCGAGGCGCGACGTTGCCGCCGGCCGCCTCGGGAAGGAAGGGCAGGTACGTCATGTACGACCGCGGGTCGACGACCGTGACGGTCGCCTCCCCGTAGCGCATCTTCTTGAGGATGCGCATCGCGGCATACAGGCCGACGTAACCACCGCCGACAATGAGGATGCGAGGACGCTCCGTGGTGCTCATATCGGAAAGTATCCAGCACCGTTCGGAGCACCCATCGTGAGGCCCGTCACAAGGGTCTGGACAGCCTCTGCTACACTGCCCGGCCGCATCTCGGGCCTTGAGGGTGGGTCAGTCGGCCCCGGGTCGGAGCATCCGGAGGTTTGGATTCCAGTGGCCCGGTTGAGCAGCAACGATCCGGCTTCCATCGGCGTTCCCGAGCCCTGTTTCGATTTCACCGGCCGATCCGAAGCCGCGCCTGGGATCCAGCGGGCGAGCCCCGCCAACGGCCTTCGGTCCCGCCATTCCGGACGAACCGCCCATCCAGCTGCCCCTAAGGGCCGAATTGCCATGTGAAGAAATTCACGAACTTTTTTGCGGCACCTGGCCCGGCCGCCCGCCACGGCGGCCCGGCGGGTGTCCGCCGACCGCCCGCCGGGGGCCGAGCAGGTGTCCGCGGATCGAACGGGACACGACCGAGGGGCCTGCGGCAGACTCCTCGGCCACCCATCCGACAGGACCGGTCAGCCCGCCACGCTCCAGGCGATCCCGTCCAGGATGTCGTGCTCGCTGACCACCAGCTCCGCGGCCCCGGTGCGCTCCATGACGGAGAGCAGCACCAGTGCGCCGGCCCCGATCACGTCCACCCGGCCCGGGTGCATCACCGGGATCGCGGCGCGCTCGGCGTGGGTACTGCTCAGCAGCCGCCCGGTCACCTCGCGCACCTGCCCCAGCGAGAGCCGGGAGTGGTGCACGGCCTGCGAGTCGTAGGTGGCCAGGTCCAGCGCGATGGCCGCAACCGTGGTGACGGTGCCGGCCAGGCCCACCAGCGAGGCCGCCTCGGTCAGCGGCACCACCTCGGCGGCCAGGTCCAGCGCCGCCTCGATGTCCGCCCTGGCCGCCTCGATCTGATCCGGGGTCGGCACCTCGGAGCCGGCGAAGTGCCGCTCCGTCATCCGCACGCAGCCGATGTCCACCGACCGGGCCGCGTGCACGTGTTCGCCGCCCAGCACGAACTCGGTCGAGCCGCCGCCCAGATCGAAGACCAGGTAGGGGGCGGGCACCTCGGGCGCGCCGGTGAGCTCCTTGGTGGCACCGGTGAAGGAGAGCTGGGCCTCCTCGTCGCCGCTGACCACCTCGGGCTCGACGCCGAGGATCTCGCGCACGCCCTTGGTGAACTCGGCGGCGTTCTCGGCGTCCCGGGAGGCGCTGGTGGCCACGAAGCGGGTGCGCTCGGGGCCCACGCCGTGCTCGGCGATGACGGCCGCGTACTCGCGGCAGGCGGCGAAGGTGCGCTCCAGCGCCTCGGGGGCCAGCTTCCCGGTGCGGTCCACGTCCTGGCCGAGCCGCACGATCAGCATCCGGCGGTCCAGGTCGGTGATCTCACCGGTGCTCGGGTCGAGGTCGGCGATCAGCAGACGGATCGAGTTGGTGCCGCAGTCGATCGCGGCCACCCGGGTGGCGGTCATTCCTGCTCCCCCTGCTGCTGACGCTTGGCCGCCCGCTCGGCGGCCTTCTGCTCCTTGGCGGCGATCACGGCCGCGTGGTCCTCACGCTCGGCCCGCTGGGCCTCGAGCGCGGCAATGCCCGTCTCGATGTCCTGCTCGCTGACGCAGGAGCCCTTGCGCCACCACTCGGGCAGCATCGCGAGCGCCTCGTCCCCCAGCGGGTTGACGCCGGGTCCGGCCGCCAGCGAGTGGCCGACCAGCACGTGCAGGCACTTCACCCGGTCCGGCATGCCGCCGGCCGAGGGGAAGCCCTCCAGCACCTCGATGGCGTCCCGGCGGGCGATGTAGTCCTCGTGCGCCTTCTGGTAGGCCGCCGCCAGCTGCGGGTCCTCGGCCAGTCGAGCGGTCTGATCCTTCATCACCCCGTCCGCCTCCAGGGTGCCGATCAGCGAGGCGGCCTTGGGGCAGGTCAGGTAGTAGAGGGTCGGGAACGGGGTGCCGTCGGGCAGCCGGGGGGCGGTCTCCACCACGTCGGGGTTGCCGCACGGGCAGCGGTGCGCCACCGCGCGGGTGCCGCGCGGGACGCGGCCGAGCTGGGCCGCCACCGCGGCCAGGTCGCGGTCGGCGACCGGCTCGTCCTTCGGCGCCTGGGCGGCGCTCTGGTTCTCAGTGCTCATCAGTTCTGCAGTCTTCTCACGGGGCGGGGACGGGGGCGGCGGCCGCGTCCACCGAGTCCCAGACGGTGGCGTACCAGGGCTTGGCCGCCTTCGCGGCGGCCTGCGCGGAACCGCCGCCCGAGGGCTGGGTGGGCGTGGCCGACGGGGTGGGGTCGACCGAGACGAACGGAGTCTCGCCGGGCAGCGCGTAGTGCAGCCGCTCCCGGGCCTGGGCCTTGACGAACATGGGGTCCTGCCAGCGGGCCCACTGGGTCGTCAGCTGCTCCACCTGCTGGCGGGCCTGCTCGGCCTTGACCCGCTGGTCGTTGATCTGGGCGCGCTGATTCATGAACTGCCTGGTCGGGTAGGCGAGGATCGCCACCAGCGAGCAGAGCACCAGGACCAGCACGGTGGCCCGGGAGGTGAACCTCGGCCGACCGGCCAGGCCCGGGATCTTCCAGCGTGCCATCTCCTGACCCCTCCCCATCGCGACTGGCCCAGTCGTACCGGTGCCCCGGCGTCCACCCTACGGGGCGACGGCCGGGGCATCGGTCAGGCGTGCTGCGAAGGTGCTCA
It includes:
- a CDS encoding acetyl-CoA C-acetyltransferase encodes the protein MPEAVIVSAARSPIGRAFKGSLKEVRPDDLTAQIIAAALAKVPELDPRQIDDLMLGCGLPGGEQGHNLARIIAVQMGMDYLPGTTITRYCSSSLQTTRMALHAIKAGEGDIFISAGVETVSRSINGTSDGMPNTQNPIFAEALARTAKRAEEGGGEWHDPREDGLLPDAYIAMGQTAENLAALKGITRADQDEFGVRSQNLAEAAIKAGFWQREITPVTTPDGTVVSADDGPRAGVTLEGVQGLKPVFRPDGTVTAGNCCPLNDGAAALVIMSDTKARELGLTPLARVVSTGVSALSPEIMGYGPVEASRQALKRAGLTIDDIDLVEINEAFAAQVIPSYRDLGIDLDKLNVNGGAIAVGHPFGMTGARITTTLINSLQWHDKQFGLETMCVGGGQGMAMVIERLS
- a CDS encoding Bax inhibitor-1/YccA family protein — protein: MRSSNPVFSREGSFSRDTGYAGFGTQSGAGRYDQPLSAEHLEELYRAPAAGPSATGRMTIDDVVANTALTLLMVVAAGAVAWFALPTASFQIAGAAALAAFVVGLVISFRRSVNPALVLLYAGLEGFFLGALTKVFNTIWPGIAIQAVLGTAAVFAGMLIAYRTGRIKVTARYTRVGLAIALGFVLLMLVNLVASLFGASLGLNSGPLGIVVGLVGVGLGAFFLSLDFAAVEQAIRGGAPRRESWRAAFGLTLSLVWIYLELLRLIAILRGDD
- a CDS encoding ABC transporter ATP-binding protein, producing the protein MTAAAVRTGRAAARATGLNKVYGSGETRVVALEQVDIEFRQGEFTAIMGPSGSGKSTLMHCMAGLDAVSSGSATIGDIELVGLKDKQLTQLRRDKIGFVFQAFNLLPTLTALENITLPMDIAGRKVDKAWLDAVVETVGLSGRLSHRPSQLSGGQQQRVACARALASKPEIVFADEPTGNLDSRSGAEILAFLRNSVRELGQTVVMVTHDPVAAGYADRVVFLADGRIVDELTAPTADSVLDRMRRFDAKGRTN
- a CDS encoding ABC transporter permease, which gives rise to MYRTALRNVLAHKGRLLMTALAVLLGTAFVAGTMVFSDTFGSALTNSYSKSYTDLAVQVTDNDSQSSTSSSEGSGQSANTEPHLTATTVSQLAALPGVAQARGVVENFAAVADKQGKALGQGQDSFGANYVPNSTGTDSRYPMAQGRGPQKSGEIALDKQSADKAGYRIGDTVRVATNGPALDTTLTGIFTTDDPKVSSGDPLVLFDTATAQRLLLTPGQFSAVSLTAAPGTSQSALQDEVLPVLPKSNAIVAQTADQLQADQRTMVSRQMSSVRTMLLAFAGISLFVGIFIIANTFTMLVAQRTRELALLRAIGASRKQVTRSVLLEALLIGVFSSVAGLLAGIGIGAGMQTLISHLGSGTTPTGPLVIAPTTVLTALLVGVLVTVVSALLPARRAARIAPVAAMASGDQPTTQKGLVVRNSIGGVIAGGGLALILWGAASGSDGKWIVAGGAAAALIGTFILTPLLSRPLIALIGPALGRLFGVSGKLARQNAVRNPRRTAATASALTIGLTLVSALTVLGASMNGWLDGEITKSLKADYSVQMSNGLSVSPTIADQIAKTPGVVASSPVNNAYLKIDGQGQPVTGIDPAQAPQLLSLTMQSGSLSALTQGQLLVDASLAKSRQLAVGSALPIAFPDGTTGTLKVGGIYTDNMLVKKLVMSNAALAGHGVQPSYDQVLVKGAQGESSTLEQALVNAGGNNPLIQVQSQQDLRNQLSSTIAFALNMLYGLLAMSVLVAVLGVVNTMAMSVFERKREIGMLRAIGLNRSAVKRMVQLESVVISLFGAVLGLALGCFLAWAVNGTLKSDIAGLSTVLPYGKLLVFLALAAVVGLVAAIWPARRAAKLDILDSIKAA
- a CDS encoding NAD(P)/FAD-dependent oxidoreductase, which translates into the protein MSTTERPRILIVGGGYVGLYAAMRILKKMRYGEATVTVVDPRSYMTYLPFLPEAAGGNVAPRNLVAPLRSALKNAEVLTGHVTAVDHARKVATIAPLAGDSYELPFDYLVVATGSVSRTFPIPGLAEHGIGMKTVEEAISLRNHVMAQLDKAESTADPEVRRKALTFVIIGGGFAGVETIAEVEDMARDAAKIYKTVSRDDMRFILVEAANRILPEMGPDLGLWTKQKLEERNIEIYIETSMDSCVDQHVVLKNGVEADAATIVWTAGVKPNPVVANFGLPLGPRGHIDTAPTLQVQGFDYVWAAGDNSQVPDLAVGEGAWCPPNAQHAVRQAIVLGDNVISGMRGFPQAEYKHKNLGAVAGLGLHKGVAILFGKYKLKGRPAWWFHRLYHGSRVPTMNRKIRVFTDWTLAMFLKRETVGLSEMEKPFGAFQEVTPVVVPKPAAAADDEKADKALASK
- a CDS encoding Ppx/GppA phosphatase family protein, producing MTATRVAAIDCGTNSIRLLIADLDPSTGEITDLDRRMLIVRLGQDVDRTGKLAPEALERTFAACREYAAVIAEHGVGPERTRFVATSASRDAENAAEFTKGVREILGVEPEVVSGDEEAQLSFTGATKELTGAPEVPAPYLVFDLGGGSTEFVLGGEHVHAARSVDIGCVRMTERHFAGSEVPTPDQIEAARADIEAALDLAAEVVPLTEAASLVGLAGTVTTVAAIALDLATYDSQAVHHSRLSLGQVREVTGRLLSSTHAERAAIPVMHPGRVDVIGAGALVLLSVMERTGAAELVVSEHDILDGIAWSVAG
- a CDS encoding DUF501 domain-containing protein; translated protein: MSTENQSAAQAPKDEPVADRDLAAVAAQLGRVPRGTRAVAHRCPCGNPDVVETAPRLPDGTPFPTLYYLTCPKAASLIGTLEADGVMKDQTARLAEDPQLAAAYQKAHEDYIARRDAIEVLEGFPSAGGMPDRVKCLHVLVGHSLAAGPGVNPLGDEALAMLPEWWRKGSCVSEQDIETGIAALEAQRAEREDHAAVIAAKEQKAAERAAKRQQQGEQE
- a CDS encoding FtsB family cell division protein — its product is MARWKIPGLAGRPRFTSRATVLVLVLCSLVAILAYPTRQFMNQRAQINDQRVKAEQARQQVEQLTTQWARWQDPMFVKAQARERLHYALPGETPFVSVDPTPSATPTQPSGGGSAQAAAKAAKPWYATVWDSVDAAAAPVPAP